In one window of Nitrospira sp. DNA:
- a CDS encoding ABC transporter ATP-binding protein, whose protein sequence is MNDTATETPISTPSAWTILARLNLLIGLERRILTIIVSYAVVIGLFALIVPLTVQELVNTFAFAIQPIMIVTLVATMFGALLAMGAFRVLQARAVEILVQRLYTRLAVAFTEALPRFRENVFLPQHTNTFIEAELLPRALVAMLVDVINVSVSGTIGMAILIMYHPYFLGYNTLLITGFAFLLTFFGRGGLRITQRVSRLHYQTFHWLQDIGINRLHFKSTDSLPLLLKKTDALVKAYVMARKTRSDILSGGQYKSTVVFQAVAHSGMIGLGGWLLSVGDITLGQFVAAEVIVGTLLLNLDTVARRMYAAIYVATSLHELSTLFDMPKEDVSGPVAAWLPDPSLQGVRLTCKDVSFAAPDGPLLFERFNLEVMPGEKISVLSGTSRSKTSLALVLAGLYHPTAGVIRYNDIDLRDVSLNYVNHCRGLMLDSHPTLFDGSLEENITLQRPSIQFEDLSWALRFVELEEEIDAMPQGLETLVHGNGANLTRSQVLRVLLARMIVTRPELLIFNGSLHNIEPALRLTLLRRLCSKEEPWSVVFVSNDPEVSQLVERRVVLD, encoded by the coding sequence GTGAACGACACCGCTACTGAAACGCCCATTTCGACGCCCTCCGCCTGGACCATCCTTGCCCGCCTGAATCTTCTGATCGGGCTCGAGCGCCGCATCCTCACCATCATCGTGTCCTATGCGGTCGTGATCGGTCTGTTTGCATTGATCGTCCCGCTTACGGTCCAGGAACTGGTCAATACCTTCGCGTTCGCCATCCAACCGATCATGATCGTGACGCTGGTGGCCACGATGTTCGGTGCGCTGCTCGCAATGGGCGCATTCCGGGTCCTGCAAGCGCGGGCGGTGGAAATCCTGGTGCAGCGCCTCTATACGAGGCTCGCCGTCGCCTTTACCGAAGCCCTGCCCCGCTTTCGCGAGAATGTCTTTCTTCCTCAACATACCAACACGTTTATCGAGGCGGAACTGTTGCCCCGGGCCCTGGTCGCCATGCTGGTCGATGTGATCAATGTGTCGGTGTCGGGCACCATCGGCATGGCGATCCTGATCATGTACCATCCCTACTTCCTGGGATATAACACCCTCCTGATCACAGGGTTTGCCTTTCTGCTGACGTTTTTCGGTCGAGGCGGGCTCCGCATCACGCAACGGGTGTCCCGGCTGCACTACCAGACCTTTCACTGGCTCCAGGACATCGGCATCAACCGGCTCCATTTCAAGTCCACGGACAGCCTGCCGTTGCTCCTCAAGAAAACCGATGCGCTGGTCAAGGCCTATGTGATGGCGCGGAAGACGCGTTCCGATATTCTGAGCGGCGGGCAATATAAAAGTACGGTCGTGTTTCAGGCCGTGGCGCATAGCGGCATGATCGGCCTCGGCGGCTGGTTGCTGTCGGTCGGCGACATCACCCTCGGACAGTTCGTCGCGGCGGAGGTGATCGTCGGCACCCTGCTGCTCAATCTCGATACCGTCGCCCGGCGCATGTATGCCGCCATCTATGTCGCCACCTCACTCCATGAGCTTTCCACGCTGTTTGACATGCCGAAGGAGGATGTCTCCGGCCCCGTGGCCGCCTGGCTCCCCGATCCCTCGCTGCAGGGGGTGCGCCTGACATGCAAAGACGTGTCCTTCGCCGCGCCGGACGGACCGCTGCTCTTCGAACGATTCAACCTGGAAGTCATGCCGGGAGAAAAAATCAGCGTCCTCTCCGGAACCAGCAGAAGCAAAACCTCGCTCGCGCTGGTGTTAGCCGGACTGTACCATCCGACCGCCGGGGTGATCCGCTACAACGATATTGACCTGCGCGATGTGTCGCTGAATTACGTCAACCACTGCCGAGGGTTGATGCTGGACTCCCATCCCACCCTGTTCGACGGATCCCTGGAGGAAAATATCACTCTGCAGCGCCCTTCGATTCAGTTTGAAGATTTGAGCTGGGCGCTCCGGTTTGTGGAACTTGAAGAGGAAATCGACGCCATGCCACAGGGGCTGGAAACTCTGGTGCATGGTAACGGCGCCAACCTGACTCGAAGCCAGGTGCTCCGCGTGCTCCTGGCCAGAATGATCGTTACCCGGCCGGAACTGCTGATCTTCAACGGCAGCCTCCACAACATCGAGCCGGCGCTGCGACTCACCCTGCTGCGCCGACTCTGTTCGAAGGAAGAACCCTGGTCGGTGGTGTTCGTCTCCAACGATCCGGAGGTCAGTCAGCTGGTCGAACGACGGGTCGTGCTGGACTAA
- a CDS encoding ATP-binding cassette domain-containing protein, with product MAQDHSDNQSNLFQAVIGHLGLLFRLERRVLGLIVSYSIAIGLFSLIVPLTVQELVNTFAFALQPITIVTLAAVMVAALLFVGAFRALQYYAVEVLERRIFARVAIAMAQQLPHLRYQGFKPRFANFFVETILMQRAVSVLLVDLINVIVGGAVGMTILVFYHPYFLLYNAILLVGFNVVFFLMSHGGLKADMNLSHAKYDTLHWFQEIAYNLLHFKSTDSQALLVKKTDQLLDTYVGIRRTRFGILIRQYLGSLGWQAIAHSGLIATAGWLLGIGQLTLGQFVAAEVVVSGILSSFDGVVKRMGHIYYFLTALTELSFLFSLPKDQDTATLSIPLPDPTVHGIRVTCKDLTFAPAGGPAVFERFNLEVTPGEKIGIYADSTMAKTALARVLGGLESPTSGVIRYNGVDLRHLNLDSVNRFRGFILDSQLSLFEGTLEENIVLGREYIPYSDVRWALRFTELEEEVDALPHGLKTHVRAAGKIFAPTHIVRILVARAILGRPQLLIFEGILHNMHPAMRETILRRLCSKEEPWSVIFVSNDPNLTPHVDRRIMLN from the coding sequence ATGGCCCAGGACCATTCCGATAATCAGAGCAATCTGTTCCAGGCCGTCATCGGCCATCTCGGCCTCCTCTTCCGCCTGGAACGGCGCGTCCTCGGACTCATCGTTTCCTATTCGATCGCCATCGGGCTCTTCTCCCTGATCGTGCCTCTCACGGTTCAGGAACTCGTCAATACCTTCGCATTCGCGCTTCAACCCATTACCATCGTCACCCTGGCCGCCGTCATGGTGGCCGCCCTGTTATTTGTCGGCGCCTTCCGGGCCCTGCAGTATTACGCGGTCGAAGTGTTGGAGCGTCGCATTTTCGCCCGGGTCGCCATTGCCATGGCTCAACAACTCCCGCACCTGCGCTACCAGGGCTTCAAACCGCGCTTTGCAAATTTCTTCGTCGAAACCATTCTCATGCAACGGGCGGTGTCGGTCCTGCTGGTGGATCTGATCAACGTCATCGTCGGCGGCGCGGTCGGCATGACCATCCTGGTGTTTTATCACCCGTATTTCCTGCTGTATAACGCGATCCTGCTGGTCGGATTCAACGTGGTCTTTTTCCTCATGAGCCATGGCGGCCTCAAGGCCGACATGAACCTCTCTCATGCCAAGTACGACACCCTGCACTGGTTTCAGGAAATTGCCTACAACCTGCTCCATTTCAAGTCGACCGACAGCCAGGCCCTGCTGGTCAAAAAGACGGACCAGCTCCTGGATACCTACGTCGGCATCCGCCGAACCAGATTCGGAATTTTGATCCGGCAGTATCTGGGCTCACTGGGATGGCAGGCCATTGCGCATAGCGGTCTCATTGCGACGGCCGGCTGGCTCCTGGGCATCGGGCAATTGACGCTCGGACAATTTGTCGCCGCCGAAGTCGTCGTCAGCGGCATCCTGTCGAGCTTCGACGGGGTCGTGAAACGGATGGGGCATATCTATTACTTCCTGACGGCATTGACGGAGCTGAGCTTCTTATTCTCCCTTCCGAAAGACCAGGATACGGCAACCCTCTCCATCCCGCTCCCGGACCCGACCGTGCACGGCATTCGCGTCACCTGCAAAGATCTGACGTTTGCCCCTGCCGGCGGCCCGGCCGTCTTCGAGCGCTTCAACCTGGAAGTGACGCCCGGCGAAAAGATCGGCATTTATGCGGACAGCACCATGGCCAAGACTGCGCTGGCCCGGGTACTGGGCGGCCTGGAATCACCCACCTCCGGTGTGATCCGCTATAACGGCGTCGACCTCCGGCACCTCAACCTGGACTCCGTCAACCGGTTCAGAGGATTCATCCTGGATTCGCAGTTGTCGTTGTTCGAAGGCACGCTCGAGGAGAACATCGTACTCGGTCGGGAGTATATCCCTTACAGTGATGTGCGATGGGCCTTACGCTTTACCGAGCTGGAAGAGGAAGTCGACGCTCTGCCGCACGGCCTTAAGACCCACGTCCGGGCTGCCGGAAAAATTTTCGCGCCGACGCACATCGTGCGCATCCTGGTCGCCCGGGCGATCCTGGGTCGGCCGCAACTGCTCATTTTCGAGGGGATCCTCCACAACATGCATCCCGCGATGCGCGAAACGATTCTCCGGCGCCTCTGCAGCAAGGAAGAGCCGTGGTCGGTCATTTTCGTCTCGAACGATCCCAACCTGACCCCGCATGTCGACCGCCGAATCATGCTGAACTAG
- a CDS encoding TolC family protein, which translates to MKIHAWVLALAACGLCSLPDTGLSADETAKPRTLPPIPLSLNEVHAWIDRSHPLLKGAGTEKTSARGKMLKALGAFEPVLVNDTEIERFIDKGTTKTQSVGFNDTLVEARTPWGFRGSAGVRQSIGDAKIPDLGFGNGQQVILGGFLPLLKGLMVNPENAELQRSELADPRADVKISQTRQDLFLAAATQFWDWVSAAKYVDVQRRALGVAEERLRQVEGRAKAGAVAPLDVVEAGQEVQRRREIAIGAQRAVEQEQYKMSMFLWENQTPTAPQLERAPDFPPPTAVPTPEIVRADKLQAKTDRPEIREVDIEAKVNNIDLELAKNNLLPSLDLEAAPARAPEKFVLGLGYRFGVELRMPILQRRSRGEVMEAQAQADRLVMVQKYREQQVVVDVDNALSAIERAKERVTAAAESLRMAKTLEEGERFRFSLGATSVLFVNLRERNSVDSEMQLVRAKADYQKALALYQWATGTWARSQPSATPVNYRVGASFSK; encoded by the coding sequence ATGAAGATCCATGCCTGGGTACTTGCCCTCGCCGCCTGTGGACTCTGCTCGCTGCCTGACACCGGTCTGTCGGCGGACGAGACGGCGAAACCACGCACGCTCCCGCCCATTCCGCTCTCATTGAACGAAGTCCACGCCTGGATCGATCGGTCCCATCCCCTGCTGAAGGGAGCCGGCACCGAAAAAACTTCGGCGCGCGGGAAAATGCTCAAAGCCCTGGGCGCTTTCGAGCCCGTCCTCGTGAACGATACGGAAATCGAACGATTTATCGACAAAGGAACCACCAAAACGCAAAGCGTCGGCTTCAACGATACGCTGGTCGAAGCGCGCACGCCTTGGGGATTCCGTGGCAGCGCGGGCGTTCGGCAGTCCATTGGCGACGCCAAGATCCCGGACCTCGGTTTCGGCAACGGCCAACAGGTCATTCTCGGTGGCTTTCTGCCTCTCCTCAAAGGACTCATGGTCAACCCGGAGAATGCCGAACTCCAGCGATCGGAGTTGGCCGATCCACGCGCCGATGTCAAAATCTCCCAAACCAGGCAGGACCTGTTCCTGGCAGCCGCCACCCAGTTCTGGGATTGGGTCTCTGCGGCCAAGTACGTGGACGTGCAGCGCCGGGCCCTGGGAGTTGCGGAAGAACGGCTGCGGCAGGTCGAAGGCAGAGCCAAAGCCGGCGCCGTCGCCCCGCTCGACGTCGTTGAAGCAGGGCAGGAAGTCCAGCGCCGGCGCGAGATCGCCATCGGCGCACAACGAGCCGTAGAGCAGGAACAATATAAGATGTCGATGTTCCTCTGGGAAAACCAGACCCCGACCGCACCACAACTCGAGCGCGCACCGGATTTCCCGCCGCCGACCGCCGTGCCGACGCCTGAAATCGTGCGAGCCGACAAGCTCCAGGCCAAAACCGACCGGCCGGAAATTCGCGAGGTCGATATCGAAGCCAAGGTCAACAACATCGATCTGGAATTGGCCAAAAACAACCTGCTGCCCAGTCTCGATCTCGAAGCGGCGCCGGCACGGGCTCCGGAAAAATTTGTCCTCGGCCTCGGCTACCGGTTTGGCGTGGAACTGCGCATGCCGATCCTGCAACGGAGAAGCCGCGGTGAAGTGATGGAAGCGCAAGCACAGGCCGATCGCCTGGTGATGGTGCAGAAATACCGGGAACAGCAAGTGGTCGTGGACGTGGACAATGCCCTCTCGGCCATCGAACGCGCGAAGGAGCGGGTGACCGCCGCAGCCGAATCGCTCCGCATGGCCAAGACCCTGGAGGAGGGCGAGCGGTTCCGTTTCAGTTTGGGCGCCACCAGCGTTCTGTTTGTGAACCTGCGCGAACGAAATTCCGTCGATTCGGAAATGCAGCTGGTGCGAGCGAAGGCAGACTATCAGAAGGCGCTGGCCCTGTATCAATGGGCGACCGGCACCTGGGCCCGGAGTCAGCCATCCGCGACGCCGGTGAACTACCGCGTCGGGGCGAGCTTCTCCAAATAG
- a CDS encoding biotin/lipoyl-binding protein yields MAVDDLATSTQLQSWEAVQIPERLRFSSRLAILLVGFFILIVAFVPWTQTITVTGQLSAYTPFERPQDVEAQITGRIRKWHVFEGVRVKTGDVILELDDYDPNFMAPDLLSLLEQRKKALEDTRKAALSRADQLDKRIKEMQNLVKAAVPSAGARVLEAESKVREARQKIEASKIAVATAELNVERHQQLAQQGLVSQRELELTIQSALASKADLQGAQANLSAAEQSMKALSFGREQISAEVLQRLLDAEAARDASIGEAARAADQVADVSLRLSNANQRRVAGRILSPIDGTVVKMAQAGAGETVRPGDKLVRISPSSTDKAIEMVADGIDAPLLNVGRKVKILFYGIPAIPLPAWPELMAGTYNGVIKVIDQVDDGKGNFRFWVVPDLEERPWPPQEHVRQGTKAMGWVILNRVPLWYELWRRFNLFPPDYQERPPSLIDTLLPKAGRGAK; encoded by the coding sequence ATGGCGGTCGATGATCTTGCGACATCGACCCAGCTCCAGTCGTGGGAGGCGGTCCAGATTCCCGAGCGGCTTCGCTTCTCCTCCCGGCTGGCCATTCTCTTGGTCGGCTTCTTCATCCTCATCGTCGCATTCGTACCCTGGACACAAACCATCACCGTGACCGGACAACTGTCGGCCTACACACCGTTCGAACGGCCGCAGGACGTCGAAGCCCAGATCACCGGCCGCATCAGAAAATGGCACGTCTTCGAAGGTGTACGAGTCAAGACCGGCGATGTGATTCTCGAACTCGATGACTACGATCCGAACTTCATGGCCCCGGATCTCTTGAGCCTCCTTGAACAACGCAAGAAAGCCTTGGAGGACACCCGGAAGGCGGCGTTGAGCCGAGCCGATCAACTCGATAAGCGGATCAAAGAAATGCAAAACCTCGTGAAGGCGGCCGTCCCTTCGGCAGGTGCCCGCGTCCTCGAGGCGGAAAGCAAGGTGCGCGAAGCAAGGCAGAAAATCGAAGCCTCCAAGATTGCCGTCGCCACTGCCGAGCTCAACGTCGAACGGCACCAGCAATTGGCGCAACAAGGCCTGGTCTCCCAACGCGAACTGGAACTCACTATTCAATCTGCCCTGGCCAGTAAGGCCGACCTGCAAGGCGCACAGGCCAATTTGAGTGCGGCCGAACAGAGTATGAAAGCCTTAAGTTTCGGACGCGAACAAATAAGCGCGGAAGTGCTCCAACGTCTCCTCGACGCTGAAGCGGCCCGCGATGCGTCGATCGGAGAAGCGGCGCGAGCCGCCGATCAAGTCGCGGACGTCTCGTTACGCCTCTCCAACGCGAACCAGCGGCGCGTGGCCGGCCGCATTCTTTCTCCCATCGACGGCACCGTGGTGAAAATGGCGCAGGCCGGCGCGGGCGAAACCGTGCGTCCCGGGGACAAACTCGTCAGAATTTCACCGAGCAGCACGGACAAGGCCATCGAAATGGTCGCCGACGGTATCGACGCGCCCTTGCTGAATGTCGGCCGGAAGGTCAAGATTCTCTTCTACGGTATTCCCGCCATCCCGTTGCCGGCGTGGCCGGAACTGATGGCCGGTACCTACAACGGCGTCATCAAAGTCATCGACCAGGTGGACGACGGAAAAGGCAACTTCCGCTTCTGGGTCGTCCCCGACCTGGAGGAACGTCCCTGGCCTCCGCAAGAACATGTCCGCCAGGGCACCAAAGCCATGGGGTGGGTCATTCTCAATCGTGTCCCGCTCTGGTACGAGCTGTGGCGCCGCTTCAATCTGTTTCCGCCCGACTACCAGGAACGGCCCCCGAGCTTGATCGATACGCTCTTGCCGAAAGCCGGTCGCGGGGCCAAGTAA
- the purE gene encoding 5-(carboxyamino)imidazole ribonucleotide mutase, with product MSKNNTAVRASVGVLGGSKSDFPILEKAVAMLNELGIPNELLVVSAHRTPDRLFAYAEQAIDRGIQVIIAGAGGAAHLPGMLAAKTSLPVIGVPIPTENLRGLDSLLSIVQMPRGIPVATVAIGGAENAAILAAQILGLRSAAIRQRVEQFRANQTQSVLDSQDDARLSPPLRMGRSSRASRRS from the coding sequence ATGTCAAAGAACAATACAGCGGTCCGGGCTTCTGTCGGGGTGCTGGGTGGAAGCAAGTCGGATTTCCCGATCCTGGAAAAGGCCGTAGCCATGCTGAACGAACTCGGGATTCCCAACGAGCTCTTGGTGGTCTCCGCGCACCGCACTCCCGATCGCCTCTTCGCCTACGCGGAACAGGCGATCGACCGGGGCATCCAGGTCATCATTGCGGGCGCCGGCGGCGCCGCTCATCTTCCCGGAATGTTGGCGGCGAAGACTTCCTTGCCGGTGATCGGGGTTCCCATCCCCACAGAGAATCTCAGAGGATTGGACTCGCTGTTGTCCATCGTGCAGATGCCCAGAGGCATTCCGGTGGCGACGGTCGCCATCGGGGGCGCGGAGAATGCCGCCATCCTGGCCGCGCAAATACTCGGACTCCGGTCGGCCGCCATCAGACAACGGGTCGAACAGTTTCGCGCCAATCAAACACAGTCGGTGCTCGACTCACAGGACGATGCCCGATTGTCTCCTCCCTTGCGGATGGGACGAAGCTCCCGGGCGAGCCGCCGGTCGTGA
- a CDS encoding 5-(carboxyamino)imidazole ribonucleotide synthase: MNAPVIDPGATLGVLGGGQLGAMFATAARRLGYAVVVWDPDPEAPAHRLADSSLIRSFTDSAARQDFVGRVCAVTYEWENVPADLCEQLERDVPVRPSSRVLRVIQDRIEQKTFLRAHGLPVPAFHAISSPEELSRQTVLEYPLVCKTATAGYDGKGQWKIARAEDCAAVQEDLTRSRRPGSRWILEAWLPFEREVSILVVRSLDGAVRTYPLVENVHEEGILRQSTVPADVPAAVADQATVMARSAVEALDGVGVFCVELFLMPDGRLLINEVAPRPHNSGHYSLDACTVSQFEQQVRALCGLPLGEVRLLSPTVMLNLIGEEVLLATVSPAAQDLLREPGAVVHLYGKRVVRPKRKMGHVSFLAATREAALSKASVFRSRLVLPHS, translated from the coding sequence GTGAACGCGCCGGTCATCGATCCCGGCGCGACGCTGGGTGTGCTGGGAGGCGGACAACTCGGCGCGATGTTCGCAACCGCGGCCCGGCGTCTCGGGTATGCGGTGGTCGTGTGGGATCCCGATCCAGAAGCGCCGGCCCACCGGTTGGCCGACTCCTCCCTTATCCGATCGTTTACAGACTCTGCCGCGCGTCAGGACTTTGTCGGGCGCGTGTGCGCCGTCACGTATGAATGGGAAAATGTGCCTGCCGATCTCTGCGAGCAGTTGGAGCGCGACGTGCCGGTCCGGCCCTCGAGCCGGGTGCTTCGTGTGATTCAAGACCGAATCGAGCAGAAAACCTTTCTTCGAGCCCATGGCTTGCCTGTTCCGGCATTTCACGCGATCTCATCGCCGGAGGAGCTCAGCCGGCAGACGGTGCTGGAATATCCTCTGGTCTGTAAGACCGCGACGGCCGGGTACGATGGCAAAGGCCAATGGAAAATTGCGCGCGCAGAGGATTGCGCGGCCGTGCAGGAGGATCTGACTCGAAGCCGACGCCCCGGTTCACGCTGGATTCTGGAAGCCTGGTTGCCTTTCGAACGCGAGGTGTCGATTCTGGTGGTGCGAAGCCTGGACGGGGCGGTGCGAACCTACCCGCTCGTCGAAAATGTGCATGAAGAAGGGATCCTTCGTCAGTCCACTGTTCCGGCCGATGTGCCGGCCGCGGTGGCCGATCAGGCTACGGTGATGGCACGGAGCGCAGTGGAGGCTTTGGACGGCGTAGGGGTGTTCTGCGTGGAGTTATTTCTCATGCCCGATGGCCGGCTACTCATCAACGAGGTCGCGCCCAGGCCGCATAACTCCGGGCACTATTCGTTGGACGCCTGTACGGTGTCGCAATTCGAACAACAGGTCCGCGCCCTCTGTGGGCTCCCGCTTGGCGAAGTGCGCCTGCTGAGCCCGACGGTTATGCTCAATCTCATCGGCGAGGAAGTTCTGCTTGCAACCGTGTCGCCCGCTGCGCAAGATCTACTTCGTGAGCCGGGCGCGGTGGTTCATCTCTATGGGAAGCGTGTGGTGCGCCCGAAACGGAAGATGGGTCACGTTTCTTTCCTGGCCGCCACCCGTGAAGCAGCCCTTTCCAAAGCATCGGTCTTCCGATCCCGCCTTGTCCTGCCTCACTCTTAA
- a CDS encoding response regulator, protein MSVPLPSSDLDQTGRHPNIRGLGRLLDHSRTRTIFLQSLVAGILSYELLVSNETIFGHRVSLLVAAGLILVSCGIMLLPRTLLESAWFPGALISINTLFVTGTIYLSGTASSELYLTYFLLLLIASSAPSLRQLLGLSTVICAGYGVLVYEHAMQSGGLEVGHLLGIPVLLIMSVFYGLTLETVATERRRNRLLQENVQGLRQSGQVLEERRTQLETRVQGLKQGLSRANQEIRQGMVERTGLERQLREAQKFEAVGRLASKLANEFNQVLAVIGSQTGVIVSKLKPDDPLQRPVEEIFRSGERAATLTAQLLALRVQETAIRDTLSLSPAIESMRDTFEALLPGRIDLRLANESIPVLVEIGHDRLEQLLLHLVANARDAMPKTGRVEIALEIVTGELLPAEQLEKNPRKRMARIAVSDNGGGMNLDVQSQMFEPFFSTKDTHAGLGLTLVYGIVRQYGGTVEVQSQPGQGTTVRVYFPLVERNGVVRDTRVLSGALSKGAETVLLVEEDEITRKLASSTLQTHRYQVLEAGSAVEALLVAQQHPGPIHLTVSHLSMPEISGRELAKRLVLQHPKMKALFVSGFSDDTIASHRVNKKYFLQQPYRQHDLAGKIRELLDV, encoded by the coding sequence GTGAGCGTTCCACTTCCCTCGTCCGATCTCGATCAAACCGGACGCCATCCCAACATCAGAGGCCTGGGGCGGTTGCTCGATCATTCCCGCACCCGCACGATTTTTCTGCAAAGCCTGGTGGCCGGTATCCTCTCGTACGAATTGTTGGTCAGTAACGAGACGATCTTCGGACATCGAGTGAGCCTCCTGGTGGCCGCCGGCCTGATCCTGGTCAGCTGCGGCATCATGCTGTTGCCGCGAACCCTCCTTGAAAGCGCCTGGTTTCCCGGCGCGCTGATCAGCATCAATACGCTGTTCGTGACGGGGACGATTTATCTCTCCGGGACCGCCAGTTCGGAGCTGTACCTCACGTATTTTCTCCTCCTCTTGATCGCCTCATCGGCCCCGTCGCTCAGGCAACTGCTTGGTCTTTCGACAGTGATTTGCGCTGGCTACGGCGTCTTGGTCTACGAACATGCGATGCAGTCGGGCGGGCTCGAAGTGGGGCATCTCTTGGGCATTCCCGTGTTGCTGATCATGTCGGTCTTTTATGGATTAACGCTTGAAACGGTCGCCACCGAACGCCGCCGTAATCGCCTGTTGCAGGAGAATGTGCAGGGATTAAGGCAGTCGGGGCAGGTGTTGGAGGAACGACGGACGCAACTCGAAACCCGCGTGCAGGGATTGAAGCAGGGGTTGTCACGTGCGAATCAGGAAATTCGCCAGGGCATGGTGGAGCGGACCGGCTTGGAGCGGCAGCTTCGCGAAGCCCAGAAGTTCGAGGCGGTCGGCCGCCTGGCCTCCAAATTGGCCAATGAGTTCAACCAGGTTTTGGCGGTGATCGGGAGTCAAACCGGAGTCATTGTCTCAAAGTTGAAACCGGATGACCCGTTGCAGCGGCCGGTGGAGGAGATTTTTCGAAGCGGGGAGCGGGCGGCCACTCTGACGGCGCAATTGCTGGCGCTACGCGTTCAGGAGACGGCGATCCGGGATACCCTGTCGCTGAGCCCGGCAATCGAGTCGATGCGGGACACGTTTGAGGCATTGCTGCCGGGTCGCATCGATTTGCGGCTGGCGAACGAGTCGATTCCGGTCCTGGTGGAGATCGGGCATGACCGCTTGGAGCAGCTGCTATTGCACCTGGTCGCCAATGCGCGCGACGCGATGCCGAAGACGGGACGGGTGGAGATCGCGCTGGAAATCGTCACCGGCGAACTCCTTCCCGCCGAGCAACTGGAAAAGAATCCCCGGAAGCGCATGGCCCGGATTGCTGTAAGCGACAACGGCGGCGGAATGAACCTGGATGTGCAATCACAAATGTTCGAGCCGTTTTTCTCCACGAAGGACACCCACGCCGGCCTGGGACTCACATTGGTATACGGGATCGTCCGGCAATACGGGGGGACGGTCGAGGTGCAGAGTCAGCCCGGGCAAGGGACGACGGTACGGGTCTACTTTCCCCTGGTTGAACGGAACGGGGTGGTGCGGGATACGAGGGTGCTCAGCGGGGCCCTCTCAAAAGGGGCCGAGACCGTGTTGCTGGTGGAGGAAGATGAAATTACCCGAAAACTGGCTTCATCGACGCTCCAGACCCATCGCTACCAGGTGTTAGAGGCGGGGTCTGCTGTCGAAGCGTTGTTGGTGGCGCAGCAGCATCCCGGGCCGATTCACCTCACGGTCAGCCATCTCTCGATGCCGGAGATCAGCGGTCGGGAGTTGGCCAAGCGCCTGGTTCTCCAACACCCCAAGATGAAGGCGTTGTTTGTGTCGGGGTTCTCGGACGACACGATCGCGAGCCATCGGGTCAATAAGAAGTATTTCCTGCAGCAGCCGTATCGGCAGCACGATCTGGCAGGAAAGATTCGTGAACTGCTGGATGTGTGA
- a CDS encoding phosphoesterase has product MSAAVMRSRASSPPTLILYHAECADGFGAAWAIWRRYPNAGYRPVKHGEGPPANLAGHHIVIVDFSYARPTLEAIAKDAASLVVLDHHITAEQTLADLPYAYFDQKKSGAVLGWEWAHDEPAPWLLRYIQDKDLWNWALPHSREISAALASHPFDFQLWSSFEQQELEREGRAILRYENELVTKLASHATLVQFEGATVPAVQSAVLTSQIGERLSAAHPFCLIWHDRNGRRYYSMRSREEGTDVGSIAASFGGGGHTHAAGFSIPLQADGSLPSNPRLPRPAP; this is encoded by the coding sequence ATGAGCGCCGCCGTCATGCGAAGTCGTGCCTCCTCTCCTCCTACACTGATTCTCTATCACGCGGAATGTGCGGATGGGTTCGGTGCCGCCTGGGCCATTTGGCGGCGCTACCCCAACGCAGGATATCGCCCCGTGAAACATGGCGAAGGCCCGCCGGCCAACCTGGCCGGTCATCATATCGTCATCGTCGATTTCAGTTACGCCCGGCCGACCCTCGAAGCCATCGCCAAGGACGCAGCGAGCCTGGTGGTCCTGGACCATCACATCACCGCCGAGCAAACCCTGGCCGATCTGCCCTACGCCTACTTCGATCAGAAGAAGTCCGGCGCAGTGCTCGGATGGGAATGGGCCCATGACGAACCGGCTCCTTGGCTCTTGCGCTACATTCAGGACAAGGATCTCTGGAACTGGGCGCTCCCGCACAGCCGGGAGATCAGCGCCGCGCTCGCCTCACACCCGTTCGATTTCCAGCTCTGGAGCAGCTTCGAGCAGCAGGAGTTAGAGCGGGAGGGGCGGGCGATTCTCCGCTACGAAAACGAACTGGTCACGAAACTGGCGTCACACGCGACCCTGGTGCAGTTTGAAGGGGCGACCGTGCCCGCGGTTCAAAGCGCAGTCCTCACCAGTCAGATCGGCGAACGACTCTCCGCCGCGCACCCATTCTGTCTCATCTGGCATGACCGCAACGGACGACGGTACTACAGCATGCGCTCCCGCGAGGAGGGAACCGATGTGGGATCGATCGCCGCATCATTCGGCGGTGGAGGCCATACGCATGCGGCCGGTTTCTCCATCCCGTTGCAAGCCGACGGTTCGCTCCCTTCCAATCCCCGACTTCCTCGACCGGCGCCGTAA